The genomic interval ATTTCTTTTATCATGTCTCCACTAACAATGTGGAGGCGAATTAATGGAAACTTTCTCGTATCCCTCCAAAGGATGTGTGCGCTTAGTCTCCACTAACAATGTGGAGGCGAATTAATGGAAACTCTTAGTCTCACCAAGTTTAGAGTCTTTTCGTGGAGTCTCCACTAACAATGTGGAGGCGAATTAATGGAAACCAAATCTTCGGCATTGTCCAAATCTTCAAAAGTTAGTCTCCACTAACAATGTGGAGGCGAATTAATGGAAACCGATAGTATCCCCTTCTTTATCTAGTGAATCTATGTCTCCACTAACAATGTGGAGGCGAATTAATGGAAACGGGATTTTTATTGAGTATCTTTCTGGAATGTATTGTCTCCACTAACAATGTGGAGGCGAATTAATGGAAACTCATCAACCAAATCATCCTGGTTCTTAATTGCTAACTAGAAAGAAAATATACCCAACTTATCAGAATAAGTCGGGTATTTCTATTTTATGATTCTGCAAATTACTATTCTTGAATTTAAATTTTGAAAAATTTTACAACAACCTGAACGGGGCTTTTAACAATGGCAACCGAGGTTTTCCATTAATTCAACTTCCGAAGAAGTTTAAAGCCCTTTGGTGCCGACTTTTAGCACCATTCCTCCTCCGTTCGTTTCCATTAATTCAACTTCCGAAGAAGTTTAAAGACATAATCATTCCCGGACTGAAACAGTCCGCAGACTCAGTTTCCATTAATTCAACTTCCGAAGAAGTTTAAAGTCAATAAAAATGGTGGTGGAGGCAGCAACGCCAACAAGTTTCCATTAATTCAACTTCCGAAGAAGTTTAAAGAAGACAATACGATAACAGTTAGACGACTTACAAAAGGTTTCCATTAATTCAACTTCCGAAGAAGTTTAAAGGCAAGATTGAAGACCTGCTTGAAAAAATAAATTTCTGTTTCCATTAATTCAACTTCCGAAGAAGTTTAAAGTTATCATTGTGGAAACACAAGGAAGTTAACCAGCTTTTGTTTCCATTAATTCAACTTCCGAAGAAGTTTAAAGTAGATGCTTTTGCTCGTGAGCTATTTGATACAAGGTTTGTTTCCATTAATTCAACTTCCGAAGAAGTTTAAAGGAAAAATTGCAAGCAGAGCAACAAATTCAGCACCTGGTTTCCATTAATTCAACTTCCGAAGAAGTTTAAAGAATTATTGATGAATCCCTGAAAGGGGCCAGCGATCGTTTCCATTAATTCAACTTCCGAAGAAGTTTAAAGTCAAGAAATTATGCCGAGAACGTCGAGTTCTTAAATTGGTTTCCATTAATTCAACTTCCGAAGAAGTTTAAAGGTATTTTGGCTATATATCCTTCGCCTTGGCAACAGGGTTTCCATTAATTCAACTTCCGAAGAAGTTTAAAGGCTTTTGATCATCGCCTTTGTATGGGGAATACTATTTCGTTTCCATTAATTCAACTTCCGAATAAGTTTAAAGGTAGTTAATAGCAGTTTTATTGAAATAAAATGTGAAGTTTCCATTAATTCAACTTCCGAATAAGTTTAAAGGAATCGTTCTTGATTTTTCAGGAAAGATTTATGATGCAGTTTCCATTAATTCAACTTCCGAATAAGTTTAAAGGGTAGGACGGTCTTTCGCGTTTTGCATTTTCTTTTTTGTTTCCATTAATTCAACTTCCGAATAAGTTTAAAGGCGTGGAAATCTGTGTAGGTACGGAATGTACCGCCTGTTTCCATTAATTCAACTTCCGAATAAGTTTAAAGGGCTCTCATCGTTTTCTACATGATTGACCACGTATCCAGTTTCCATTAATTCAACTTCCGAATAAGTTTAAAGGGGCTAGGCTGTGAAAGCCTTACCTGGGGCTAATCCTACAGCAGATTTTCGGGGCTTGTCAAATTTACTCAAAATCAAGAGCCTCAATTGAGAATTAAACTGAAAAAACGCAGACTCAAACCCTTACTGAATAAGCCTGCCGGGGCTGTCAACGAAATAATCAGGGTTTGAGGCTCTAGGCTTTTGCCCCGAAATGACTCAACAGTTAAGTTTTACTTATCACTAATCTAACCAATCTACGCTTATAGTAGCTTAATCGGTGGGTAAACAAACTCTTCTAGAAACCCGATTATCACCACAAACAACCCTAAAATCTTCCTAACTGCCGCCTTCTCTTGCTCCATCTGCTGAACGCGCTTCAGTAATCGCTTGGGAACATACTTTGATGACTTGAGGGTGAGGGTGCGCTCTGTGGGTATTGGTGCTATCTGGCGCATCAGCTATATCTGCGATTATAAACCGGATCGCGCAATCTCACATTTTCGGTGAAATCCTACCATTTTGGATGCAAGTAATAGCAAATTTAGCTTGAACAGCAAGAAGCCTCTCACTCAGTCCGAAAGGACGAGTGATGAGACAGACACTTTGCTCAAGTCGGGAAACCCGCCCACGCAAGTGTCCTCATGAATTGCGCGTGAGTTTACGACAATCTCCCGACGGCAGTTGCTACAAGTCGGGCATTGCCCGCCCAACGCACTGCCTCACCAATGCGACAGCGAGGGAGGGAGATATGGAGGAAACGAACAAAATTTAATCTTCTGGTTGTTGCTGATTTTCAATGTATTTTTTCAAAGTTGAAACGGTAACTCCACCACAACTAGCGATAAAATAAGACCCATTCCAAAAAACATCTTTGCTATAAAAAGTTTTTAAATGTTCAGAAAATTCTTGTCTCAATTTTCTAGACGAAATAGATTTTAAATTATTGACTAACTTGCTGAGTTCTAAGTCAGGATGATATTGGAATAGAAGATGTATGTGATTGTCTTCACCGTTGAACTCAACAAGCTTGCAATCCCACTTTACTAATAACTCCTCAAAGATAGTATGCAGGCGTTCTAGCATTGCTGAGTTAAATGCTCTGCGCCTGTATTTTGTTGTTAAAACTAGGTGAGCTTTCAGGTCACTAACAGACCTCCCCTTGGAAACAAAGTCATTTTTCATTGGATATAGACTTAAATTGAAATCAGTGTATACTAAAAACATAGCACTGATTTATAAAGGTAGTGATAAACAGTTGAGGACAGCATACCAGTACAGATTACGCCCGACAAAACAACAGGCGACAGAAATAGACAGATGGTTGTCTATGTTGTGCGCCCAGTATAACTATTTGTTGGCAGATAGATTTAACTGGTATGAGCAAAATCGTTGTCCTGTTAA from Aulosira sp. FACHB-615 carries:
- the tnpA gene encoding IS200/IS605 family transposase, with protein sequence MKNDFVSKGRSVSDLKAHLVLTTKYRRRAFNSAMLERLHTIFEELLVKWDCKLVEFNGEDNHIHLLFQYHPDLELSKLVNNLKSISSRKLRQEFSEHLKTFYSKDVFWNGSYFIASCGGVTVSTLKKYIENQQQPED